A region of Thermobifida halotolerans DNA encodes the following proteins:
- the soxR gene encoding redox-sensitive transcriptional activator SoxR, translating to MGHLPVRLTIGQLAERSGMSHSALRFYEARGLIRAERTAGNQRRYHRSTLRRLAFVSAAQRVGLTLTQIQEALATLPDERTPTAEDWARLSRVWRDELDTRIDALQRLRDRLTSCIGCGCLSLRSCGLHNSDDALAALGPGAPLLKPAGEGGV from the coding sequence ATGGGACACCTTCCGGTTCGGCTCACCATCGGCCAGCTCGCCGAGCGCAGTGGGATGTCGCACAGCGCGCTGCGGTTCTACGAGGCGCGGGGGCTGATCCGCGCGGAGCGGACGGCGGGCAACCAGCGCCGCTACCACCGCAGCACGCTGCGCCGTCTGGCGTTCGTCTCGGCCGCGCAGCGGGTGGGGCTGACGCTCACGCAGATCCAGGAGGCGCTGGCCACGCTTCCCGACGAGCGCACGCCCACCGCCGAGGACTGGGCGCGGCTGTCGCGGGTGTGGCGGGACGAACTGGACACGAGGATCGACGCGCTGCAGCGGCTGCGGGACCGGCTGACGTCGTGCATCGGCTGCGGGTGCCTGTCGCTGCGTTCGTGCGGACTGCACAACAGCGACGACGCGCTGGCCGCCCTGGGGCCTGGCGCTCCCCTGCTCAAACCGGCCGGGGAGGGCGGGGTCTAG
- a CDS encoding ABC-F family ATP-binding cassette domain-containing protein, with translation MNLVNLQDVSLAYGPLVLLDSVSLGIDEGERIGIVSRNGGGKSTLVSVIAGRLPPDSGRVVHSRGLRVGFLHQQDSFPDTTVGRFVLGERAEHEWAGDARVRDVLRGLLSGWDLNTHMARLSGGERRRAGLARMLIDTHDLIVLDEPTNHLDIEGIAWLAEHVNGRREAVAVVTHDRWFLDAVTHRTWEVVDGRVERYEGGYAAYVLAKAERQRLAQAAEERRQNLVRKELAWLRRGPPARTSKPKFRIDAANALIADEPPVRDTVELVRFASSRLGKTVIDVKDVTLRAGDTTLLEHLTWQLGPGDRIGLVGVNGSGKTTLLRLLAKERGPDAGHVRHGKTVNLGHLSQNLTELDPEARPLQAVTEIRQHVTIGRKEHSASQMLERFGFRGERQWTPIGDLSGGERRRLQLLRLLMTEPNVLLLDEPTNDLDIETLTELEDLLDGWPGSLVVVSHDRYFLERICDRVFALLGDRTLRHLPGGVDEYLRRRAETADGGEVPQDRSRTDADEARQDAPRLSAAERRAAQKEMQRIERRIDRISARETELHALMAEAADDYTRLAELDAELKTLTAEKAELEDAWLAEAEKTGD, from the coding sequence ATGAACCTCGTCAACCTCCAAGACGTCTCACTGGCCTACGGCCCTCTGGTGCTCCTCGACTCCGTCTCCCTCGGGATCGACGAGGGCGAGCGGATCGGCATCGTGAGCCGCAACGGCGGCGGCAAGTCCACACTCGTGTCCGTCATCGCCGGACGGCTCCCACCCGACTCCGGCCGGGTCGTCCACAGTCGCGGCCTGCGGGTGGGCTTCCTCCACCAGCAGGACAGCTTCCCCGACACCACCGTCGGCCGGTTCGTCCTGGGTGAGAGGGCCGAACACGAATGGGCGGGCGACGCCCGGGTCCGCGACGTGCTGCGCGGCCTGCTGTCCGGCTGGGACCTCAACACCCACATGGCCCGGTTGTCCGGCGGGGAACGCCGCCGCGCCGGACTCGCCAGGATGCTCATCGACACCCACGACCTGATCGTTCTGGACGAACCCACCAACCACCTCGACATCGAGGGCATCGCCTGGCTCGCCGAGCACGTCAACGGCCGCCGCGAGGCCGTCGCCGTCGTCACCCACGACCGCTGGTTCCTCGACGCGGTCACCCACCGCACCTGGGAGGTCGTGGACGGCCGGGTCGAACGCTACGAGGGCGGGTACGCCGCCTACGTGCTCGCCAAGGCCGAACGGCAGCGCCTCGCCCAGGCCGCCGAGGAGCGCCGCCAGAACCTCGTGCGCAAGGAACTGGCCTGGCTGCGCCGCGGACCGCCCGCCCGCACCTCCAAGCCCAAGTTCCGCATCGACGCCGCGAACGCGCTCATCGCCGACGAACCGCCCGTCCGCGACACCGTGGAACTGGTCCGCTTCGCCAGCTCCCGACTCGGCAAGACGGTCATCGACGTCAAGGACGTCACCCTCAGGGCCGGGGACACCACCCTGCTGGAACACCTCACCTGGCAGCTCGGCCCCGGCGACCGGATCGGCCTGGTGGGCGTCAACGGCTCCGGCAAGACGACGCTGCTGCGGCTGCTCGCCAAGGAGCGCGGCCCCGACGCCGGACACGTGCGCCACGGCAAGACCGTCAACCTCGGCCACCTCTCGCAGAACCTCACCGAGCTGGACCCCGAGGCCCGCCCGCTGCAGGCGGTCACCGAGATCCGCCAGCACGTCACCATCGGCAGGAAGGAGCACTCCGCCAGCCAGATGCTGGAGCGCTTCGGCTTCCGAGGAGAACGCCAGTGGACCCCCATCGGCGACCTCTCCGGCGGTGAGCGGCGGCGGCTGCAGCTGCTCAGGCTGCTCATGACCGAGCCCAACGTCCTGCTCCTGGACGAGCCCACCAACGACCTGGACATCGAGACGCTGACCGAGCTGGAGGACCTGCTCGACGGCTGGCCCGGGTCACTGGTGGTGGTCAGCCACGACCGCTACTTCCTGGAGCGGATCTGCGACCGGGTCTTCGCCCTGCTCGGCGACCGCACCCTGCGCCACCTGCCCGGCGGCGTCGACGAGTACCTGCGGCGGCGCGCCGAGACGGCCGACGGCGGAGAGGTCCCCCAGGACCGCTCCCGGACCGACGCCGACGAGGCCCGGCAGGACGCTCCCAGGCTGTCGGCGGCCGAGCGCCGGGCGGCGCAGAAGGAGATGCAGCGCATCGAACGCCGCATCGACCGCATCAGCGCGCGAGAGACCGAACTCCACGCGCTCATGGCCGAGGCCGCCGACGACTACACCCGTCTGGCGGAACTCGACGCCGAACTCAAGACCCTCACCGCCGAGAAGGCGGAACTGGAGGACGCCTGGCTGGCCGAGGCCGAGAAGACGGGAGACTGA
- a CDS encoding SGNH/GDSL hydrolase family protein, whose product MRRFSWIPAAAAAVALTASGCGSGDAETQYYLSLGDGLAVGVQPDESGEPVETEQGYTDVVFSSLSDDPPGVEHVKLGCAGENTATFVNGGAEGCEYEEGSQLAAAEAFLEENRDRVRLVTVNIGGNNLFSCARGEDGELTTAIDRECVAQNLEQVAQDAPVIAQRLRAAAGEDVEIVGVTSYNPLLAMYLAEEVTSAVAAEDDDDRTYQDTANYTNGMLAAINGTVTDAYNAEGITVANVATRFDMENFEVPEDGEDGLPTNVRNVCRYTWMCDTERGPAVQLNEAGAKEVAALVEEVMRD is encoded by the coding sequence ATGCGCCGGTTTTCCTGGATCCCCGCCGCCGCGGCCGCGGTGGCGCTGACGGCCTCGGGTTGCGGCTCGGGCGACGCGGAGACGCAGTACTACCTGTCGCTGGGTGACGGCCTGGCGGTCGGTGTGCAGCCCGACGAGTCGGGCGAACCCGTCGAGACCGAGCAGGGCTACACCGACGTGGTGTTCTCGTCCCTGTCCGACGACCCCCCGGGCGTGGAGCACGTGAAGCTGGGGTGCGCCGGTGAGAACACCGCCACCTTCGTCAACGGCGGCGCCGAGGGCTGCGAGTACGAGGAGGGCTCGCAGTTGGCCGCGGCCGAGGCGTTCCTGGAGGAGAACAGGGACCGCGTGCGGCTGGTGACGGTGAACATCGGCGGCAACAACCTCTTCTCGTGCGCCCGGGGCGAGGACGGCGAACTGACGACCGCGATCGACCGCGAGTGCGTGGCGCAGAACCTGGAGCAGGTCGCGCAGGACGCCCCGGTGATCGCCCAGCGGCTGCGTGCCGCCGCCGGTGAGGACGTCGAGATCGTCGGGGTCACCTCCTACAACCCGCTGCTGGCGATGTACCTGGCCGAGGAGGTGACCAGCGCCGTCGCGGCGGAGGACGACGACGACCGGACCTACCAGGACACCGCCAACTACACCAACGGCATGCTCGCCGCGATCAACGGCACGGTCACCGACGCCTACAACGCCGAGGGGATCACCGTGGCGAACGTGGCCACACGGTTCGACATGGAGAACTTCGAGGTTCCCGAGGACGGCGAGGACGGACTGCCGACCAACGTGCGCAACGTGTGCCGGTACACGTGGATGTGCGACACCGAGCGGGGGCCCGCCGTCCAGCTCAACGAGGCGGGGGCGAAGGAGGTCGCCGCGCTCGTCGAGGAGGTGATGCGGGACTGA
- a CDS encoding MarR family winged helix-turn-helix transcriptional regulator, with the protein MRDEVDGLVEAWRAERPDLDVEPLQVLSRVSRLARHLDRARRSVFTEHDLEPWEFDVLAELRRSGAPYELSPGRLLRATLVTSGTMTNRIDRLAQAQLVRRLPDPADRRGVLVRLTDEGRERVDAALADLLRCEESLLGALGSAERARLAALLRTVLAPLDGPE; encoded by the coding sequence ATGCGTGATGAGGTTGACGGTCTGGTCGAGGCGTGGCGTGCGGAGCGCCCGGATCTCGACGTGGAGCCGCTCCAGGTGCTGAGCCGGGTCTCCCGGCTGGCCCGGCACCTCGACCGCGCGCGCCGCTCGGTGTTCACCGAGCACGATCTGGAGCCGTGGGAGTTCGACGTGCTCGCGGAGTTGCGTCGCTCCGGTGCTCCCTACGAGTTGAGTCCGGGACGCCTGCTGCGCGCCACGCTGGTGACCTCGGGGACCATGACGAACCGGATCGACCGGTTGGCCCAGGCCCAGTTGGTGCGTCGGCTTCCCGATCCGGCGGACCGGCGGGGGGTGCTGGTCCGGCTCACCGACGAGGGTCGGGAGCGGGTGGACGCGGCTCTGGCGGACCTGCTGCGCTGTGAGGAGTCGCTGCTGGGCGCGCTCGGAAGCGCCGAGCGCGCCCGGTTGGCCGCGCTGCTGCGGACGGTTCTCGCGCCGTTGGACGGGCCGGAGTGA
- a CDS encoding TetR/AcrR family transcriptional regulator yields the protein MEAVSEQNPKARKKQRMTGKERREQLLAIGRELFAERGFDATSVEEIAARAGVSKPVVYEHFGGKEGVYAVVVDREMQCLLGLVSDALVEGSPRQKLEGAALALLRYVEEHSEGFRILARDSHAASGTGSFASLISDIATQAEHVLAEEFRSRGYDPKLAPLYAQALVGMVALTGQWWLEVRRPKREVVAAHLVNLAWNGLSRLDAKPGVDAARSRRRD from the coding sequence ATGGAAGCCGTGAGCGAACAGAATCCCAAGGCCCGTAAAAAGCAGCGCATGACCGGCAAGGAGCGCCGGGAACAGCTTCTCGCGATCGGCAGGGAACTGTTCGCCGAACGGGGCTTCGACGCCACGTCGGTGGAGGAGATCGCGGCCCGCGCCGGGGTCTCCAAGCCCGTGGTGTACGAGCACTTCGGGGGCAAGGAGGGGGTCTACGCGGTTGTTGTGGACCGCGAGATGCAGTGCCTGCTCGGCCTGGTCAGCGACGCGCTGGTCGAGGGGAGTCCGCGGCAGAAGCTGGAGGGCGCCGCTCTGGCGCTGCTGCGGTACGTGGAGGAGCACAGCGAGGGGTTCCGGATCCTGGCGCGTGACTCCCACGCGGCCTCGGGGACGGGGAGTTTCGCGAGTCTGATCAGTGACATCGCCACCCAGGCGGAGCACGTGCTGGCGGAGGAGTTCCGGTCGCGCGGCTACGACCCGAAGCTGGCTCCGCTGTACGCGCAGGCGCTGGTGGGCATGGTCGCGTTGACCGGTCAGTGGTGGTTGGAGGTGCGCCGCCCGAAGCGTGAGGTGGTGGCGGCGCACCTGGTGAACCTGGCGTGGAACGGGCTGTCGCGACTGGACGCCAAGCCGGGGGTGGACGCGGCGCGGTCGCGCAGGCGGGACTGA
- a CDS encoding acyl-CoA desaturase, which produces MSATSEKLLQKARPAPEPEILEEKRSRTERYTVFAFVLIPLLAVAAAVPFAWGWGLTWTDVIIGVAFYLISGLGVTVGYHRLFTHGSFRANRPLKIALAVAGSMAIEGGVIKWVADHRRHHKYSDHEGDPHSPWRFGDDWRSVAKGMFYAHMGWLFLDEQKTSPKRFAPDLLKDRDLVRIDRYFWVFVLASLLIPPVIGGLVTMSWWGAFTAFFWASLVRVAVLHHITWSVNSICHTIGEENFSVRDRSRNVWWLAIPSFGESWHNLHHADPTCARHGVLKGQIDISARIIWAFEKLGWATKVRWPDPERLAAKRVAA; this is translated from the coding sequence ATGTCCGCGACATCCGAGAAACTGCTCCAGAAGGCAAGACCGGCTCCCGAGCCGGAGATCCTGGAGGAGAAGCGCAGCAGGACCGAGCGCTACACCGTCTTCGCCTTCGTCCTCATCCCGCTGCTGGCGGTCGCCGCCGCGGTGCCCTTCGCCTGGGGGTGGGGACTGACCTGGACCGACGTCATCATCGGCGTGGCCTTCTACCTCATCAGCGGGCTGGGCGTCACGGTGGGCTACCACCGCCTGTTCACCCACGGCTCGTTCCGGGCCAACCGCCCGCTGAAGATCGCGCTGGCGGTCGCCGGGTCCATGGCGATCGAGGGCGGGGTCATCAAGTGGGTGGCCGACCACCGCCGCCACCACAAGTACTCCGACCACGAGGGCGACCCGCACTCGCCGTGGCGGTTCGGCGACGACTGGCGCTCGGTGGCCAAGGGCATGTTCTACGCGCACATGGGGTGGCTGTTCCTGGACGAGCAGAAGACCTCGCCCAAGCGGTTCGCCCCGGACCTGCTCAAGGACAGGGACCTGGTCCGCATCGACCGGTACTTCTGGGTGTTCGTGCTCGCCTCGCTGCTGATCCCGCCGGTGATCGGCGGCCTGGTGACCATGTCGTGGTGGGGCGCGTTCACCGCGTTCTTCTGGGCGAGCCTGGTGCGCGTCGCGGTGCTGCACCACATCACCTGGTCGGTGAACTCCATCTGCCACACCATCGGCGAGGAGAACTTCTCTGTGCGCGACCGATCCCGCAACGTGTGGTGGCTGGCGATCCCGTCCTTCGGGGAGTCCTGGCACAACCTGCACCACGCCGACCCCACCTGCGCGCGGCACGGGGTGCTCAAGGGGCAGATCGACATCTCGGCCCGGATCATCTGGGCCTTCGAGAAGCTGGGGTGGGCCACCAAGGTGCGCTGGCCCGACCCCGAGCGGCTGGCCGCCAAGCGTGTTGCGGCCTGA
- a CDS encoding helix-turn-helix domain-containing protein has translation MTQNRRSNADGDDSLRARVLDLRERGWSNPDIRAELGLSGWKLTQLLQGHVEPAHANLANRARTELRAQARDLREQGWSYDATARRLRVSKSSLSVWLRDLPKPETYHPGEPPEGSGMTPQEWAEHCAHRQERYRRRKAEERRAQVVEAAKEIGELTDRELLIAGAIAYWCEGSKSKPWRRQGEVVFVNSDPHLVRMFLRFLELCGWSRDEVTFRLSIHENADVEDATRFWSEVVGVPPERFRRPTLKKHNPRTVRKKTGDHYHGSLVLYAQKSSRLYRRFEGWARAVMQGTEEAVTEIENTEEPPW, from the coding sequence ATGACACAGAACAGACGTTCGAACGCCGACGGTGACGACTCCCTCCGCGCCCGCGTGCTCGACCTGCGCGAGCGGGGCTGGAGCAACCCCGACATCCGCGCCGAACTGGGGCTGAGCGGCTGGAAGCTCACCCAGCTCCTCCAGGGCCACGTCGAGCCCGCGCACGCCAACCTCGCCAACCGGGCCAGGACCGAACTGCGCGCCCAGGCCCGCGACCTGCGCGAGCAGGGTTGGAGCTACGACGCGACCGCCCGCAGGCTCCGGGTCTCCAAGAGCAGCCTGTCCGTCTGGCTGCGCGACCTGCCGAAGCCGGAGACGTACCATCCGGGCGAACCCCCCGAAGGATCGGGGATGACTCCGCAGGAGTGGGCGGAGCACTGCGCTCACCGACAGGAGCGCTACCGCCGACGCAAGGCGGAGGAGCGCCGCGCCCAGGTGGTCGAGGCAGCCAAGGAGATCGGCGAGTTGACCGACCGCGAACTCCTGATCGCGGGGGCGATCGCCTACTGGTGCGAAGGCTCCAAGAGTAAGCCGTGGCGGCGGCAGGGGGAGGTTGTCTTCGTCAACAGCGATCCCCACCTGGTCCGGATGTTCCTGCGCTTTCTCGAACTGTGCGGGTGGAGCCGCGACGAGGTGACGTTTCGGCTGAGCATCCACGAGAACGCGGACGTCGAGGACGCCACCCGGTTCTGGTCCGAGGTGGTCGGCGTACCGCCGGAGCGGTTCCGCAGGCCCACGCTCAAGAAGCACAATCCCAGGACCGTCCGGAAGAAGACCGGCGACCACTACCACGGCAGCCTGGTTCTTTACGCACAGAAGAGTTCGAGGCTCTACCGCCGGTTCGAGGGATGGGCCAGGGCGGTCATGCAGGGGACGGAGGAGGCGGTGACCGAGATCGAGAACACCGAGGAGCCGCCCTGGTAG
- the glmU gene encoding bifunctional UDP-N-acetylglucosamine diphosphorylase/glucosamine-1-phosphate N-acetyltransferase GlmU, which yields MSASRPAAVIVLAAGEGTRMKSRRPKVLHEICGRSLLGHVLAAAAELEPERTVVVVGHAREQVTEHLKAITPDAVTAVQEEQNGTGHAVRMAVEALRAQGVELSGTVVLTCGDTPLLRGETLRGLVTAHEEAGNAVTVLSARVPDPTGYGRVVRDADGVFTAIVEHADATEAQRAVDEINSGMYAFDGALLSQVVHRLSADNAKGEEYITDAVALLRGDGHRVGAHTASDRTEVEGVNDRVQLAEARRLLNARLLERLMRGGATVVDPASTWVDVDVEAGRDAVIEPQTQLQGRTVVGEGAQVGPSTVLCDTEVGEGAAVSHTVAREAVIGAEVTVGPYAYLRPGARLERGVKVGTYVEVKNSVVGEGSKVPHLTYVGDADIGRGVNIGASSVFVNYDGVNKHRTVIGDHARTGSDNMFVAPVRVGDGAYTGAGTVVREDVPPGALAVSAGSQRNIEGWVERKRPGTPSAQAAERARAGSEEDR from the coding sequence GTGAGCGCGAGCCGTCCAGCTGCTGTCATCGTCCTTGCGGCGGGCGAGGGCACCCGCATGAAGTCCAGGCGTCCCAAGGTCCTCCACGAGATCTGCGGGCGGAGCCTGCTGGGACACGTCCTCGCCGCCGCCGCCGAACTCGAACCCGAACGCACCGTCGTGGTCGTGGGCCACGCCCGCGAGCAGGTGACCGAGCACCTCAAGGCCATCACCCCGGACGCCGTCACCGCCGTCCAGGAGGAGCAGAACGGCACCGGCCACGCCGTGCGCATGGCCGTCGAGGCGCTGCGCGCCCAGGGCGTCGAACTCTCCGGCACGGTTGTTCTCACCTGCGGCGACACCCCGTTGCTGCGCGGAGAGACACTGCGCGGCCTGGTCACCGCGCACGAGGAGGCGGGCAACGCCGTCACCGTCCTGTCGGCCCGCGTGCCCGACCCCACCGGCTACGGCCGGGTGGTGCGCGACGCCGACGGCGTCTTCACCGCGATCGTCGAGCACGCCGACGCCACCGAGGCCCAGCGCGCGGTCGACGAGATCAACTCCGGCATGTACGCCTTCGACGGCGCGCTGCTGTCGCAGGTGGTCCACCGGCTCTCGGCGGACAACGCCAAGGGCGAGGAGTACATCACCGACGCGGTGGCCCTGCTGCGCGGCGACGGCCACCGGGTGGGCGCCCACACCGCCTCCGACCGGACCGAGGTCGAGGGGGTCAACGACCGGGTGCAGCTCGCCGAGGCGCGCCGCCTGCTCAACGCCCGCCTGCTGGAGCGGCTCATGCGCGGCGGCGCCACCGTGGTCGACCCGGCCTCCACGTGGGTGGACGTCGACGTCGAGGCGGGGCGCGACGCGGTGATCGAGCCGCAGACCCAGTTGCAGGGGCGCACCGTCGTCGGGGAGGGCGCCCAGGTGGGTCCCTCCACGGTGCTGTGCGACACCGAGGTGGGGGAAGGCGCCGCCGTCTCGCACACGGTCGCCCGCGAGGCGGTGATCGGCGCGGAGGTCACGGTGGGGCCCTACGCCTACCTGCGCCCCGGCGCGCGGCTGGAGCGCGGGGTCAAGGTCGGCACCTACGTCGAGGTGAAGAACTCGGTGGTGGGCGAGGGGTCCAAGGTGCCGCACCTGACCTACGTGGGCGACGCCGACATCGGCCGGGGGGTCAACATCGGGGCGTCGTCGGTGTTCGTCAACTACGACGGCGTGAACAAGCACCGCACCGTGATCGGGGACCACGCGCGGACCGGCAGCGACAACATGTTCGTGGCTCCGGTGCGGGTGGGCGACGGAGCCTACACGGGTGCGGGCACGGTGGTGCGCGAGGACGTGCCGCCGGGGGCGCTGGCGGTGTCGGCGGGTTCCCAGCGCAACATCGAGGGCTGGGTGGAGCGCAAACGTCCGGGTACTCCGTCGGCGCAGGCCGCGGAGCGGGCCCGGGCCGGCTCGGAGGAGGATCGGTGA
- a CDS encoding ribose-phosphate diphosphokinase has protein sequence MTGMKAAGQKKLMLFSGRTHPDLAEEVAAELGIQVVPTRFQDFANGEIFVRYLESVRGSDAFVIQCHSDPINKSIMEQLIMVDALKRASAKRITVVTPFFGYARQDKKHRGREPISARLITDLFKTAGADRLMAVDLHTDQIQGFFDGPVDHLFALPLLADYVAANVDLSNATVVSPDSGRVRTADRWADRLGTPLAIVHKRRDPDVANEVRVHEVVGEVRGRTCVLVDDMIDTAGTIVKAADALFEQGAAKVIAAATHGVLSGPAVDRLCDSRISEVVITNSLPIPKDRQFDKLTQLSIAPMVARAVNEVFSDGSVTSLFE, from the coding sequence GTGACCGGCATGAAAGCCGCGGGTCAGAAAAAACTCATGCTCTTCTCGGGGCGCACCCATCCCGATCTCGCGGAGGAGGTCGCGGCGGAGTTGGGTATCCAGGTGGTTCCCACCAGGTTCCAGGACTTCGCCAACGGGGAGATCTTCGTCCGCTACCTGGAGTCGGTGCGGGGCAGCGACGCCTTTGTCATCCAGTGCCACTCCGATCCGATCAACAAGTCCATCATGGAGCAGCTGATCATGGTGGACGCGCTGAAGCGGGCCTCGGCCAAGCGCATCACCGTGGTCACGCCGTTCTTCGGCTACGCGCGGCAGGACAAGAAGCACCGCGGTCGGGAGCCGATCTCGGCCCGGCTGATCACGGACCTGTTCAAGACCGCGGGCGCGGACCGGTTGATGGCGGTGGACCTGCACACCGACCAGATCCAGGGATTCTTCGACGGTCCGGTCGACCACCTGTTCGCGCTTCCCCTCCTGGCCGACTACGTGGCGGCGAACGTGGACCTGAGCAACGCGACCGTGGTGTCGCCGGACTCGGGCCGGGTGCGTACGGCCGACCGGTGGGCCGACCGGCTGGGGACGCCGCTGGCGATCGTCCACAAGCGGCGCGACCCGGACGTGGCCAACGAGGTGCGGGTGCACGAGGTCGTCGGTGAGGTGCGGGGGCGCACCTGTGTCCTGGTGGACGACATGATCGACACGGCGGGCACCATCGTGAAGGCGGCGGACGCCCTGTTCGAGCAGGGCGCGGCGAAGGTGATCGCGGCGGCGACGCACGGGGTGCTGTCGGGGCCCGCGGTGGACCGGCTGTGTGACTCGCGGATCTCCGAGGTGGTGATCACCAACTCGCTGCCGATCCCCAAGGACCGCCAGTTCGACAAGCTGACGCAGTTGTCGATCGCGCCGATGGTGGCCCGTGCGGTCAACGAGGTCTTCAGTGACGGTTCGGTGACGAGCCTGTTCGAGTGA
- a CDS encoding 50S ribosomal protein L25/general stress protein Ctc, which translates to MSEVRIAAEPRTEFGKGAARRARRAGKVPAVLYGHGTAPRHINLPGHDLMLALKTPNVLLRLEGVEGGNNLVLPKSVQRDAIKGFLEHVDLLVVEKGEKVAVEIPVTVTGDVAAGGVVNQELVQVEVLTEATHIPEGVEVDVTGLEAGTHITAGELKLPAGTELSTAADTIVLTVSADVVAEAAAEEAAEGGAAAE; encoded by the coding sequence GTGTCCGAGGTACGTATCGCTGCCGAGCCGCGCACCGAGTTCGGTAAGGGCGCCGCGCGCCGCGCCCGTCGCGCGGGCAAGGTGCCGGCCGTCCTCTACGGCCACGGCACCGCCCCCCGCCACATCAATCTGCCGGGCCACGATCTGATGCTCGCTCTGAAGACCCCGAACGTGCTGCTGCGCCTGGAGGGCGTCGAGGGTGGAAACAACCTCGTGCTTCCCAAGAGCGTGCAGCGTGACGCGATCAAGGGGTTCCTGGAGCACGTGGACCTGCTGGTGGTGGAGAAGGGCGAGAAGGTCGCGGTTGAGATCCCGGTGACGGTGACCGGTGACGTCGCCGCCGGTGGGGTCGTCAACCAGGAGCTGGTGCAGGTCGAGGTGTTGACGGAGGCCACCCACATTCCCGAGGGGGTCGAGGTGGACGTGACCGGTCTTGAGGCCGGTACGCACATCACCGCGGGTGAGCTGAAGCTGCCCGCGGGGACCGAGCTGTCCACGGCCGCCGACACGATCGTGCTGACCGTGTCGGCGGATGTCGTCGCGGAGGCCGCCGCCGAGGAGGCGGCCGAGGGCGGGGCCGCCGCGGAGTAG